Proteins encoded in a region of the Benincasa hispida cultivar B227 chromosome 2, ASM972705v1, whole genome shotgun sequence genome:
- the LOC120072072 gene encoding nucleolar protein 58-like, with protein MKEVAGGTLPKEAEKKDMKKVEEAEKEDLKKAAEAEKEEKKKKKSKGKKAGETKSSRHRKAGKNKEQKDDNEDEEAKKKRKKKEKRLRRREKRRLREEEEVRQTAARNLPS; from the coding sequence atgaaggaggttgcAGGGGGTACACTGCCAAAAGAGGCCGAAAAGAAAGATATGAAGAAGGTAGAAGAGGCCGAGAAGGAAGATTTAAAGAAGGCAGCAGAGGCtgagaaggaagagaagaaaaagaaaaagagcaaGGGAAAGAAGGCTGGAGAGACGAAATCTTCACGACATCGCAAGGCAGGAAAGAACAAAGAGCAAAAGGATGATAACgaagatgaagaggccaagaagaagaggaagaagaaggagaaaagatTGCGCCGACGTGAAAAGAGGCGcctaagagaagaagaagaagtaagaCAGACCGCTGCGAGGAATCTCCCTTCGTAA